One region of Hymenobacter sediminicola genomic DNA includes:
- a CDS encoding nuclear transport factor 2 family protein, producing the protein MKHLFLPVALLLSASAAHAQTSTTETEAVKKTVQSFFDGMRKGDSTLVRSTLAPGAVFHTLSTRNSQTKLLAENPSDFVKAVGTPHKETWDERISFDKVLIDANLASVWTPYEFYLGSTFSHCGYNSFQLVKLAGGWKIAHIIDTRRKEKCK; encoded by the coding sequence ATGAAACACTTGTTCCTGCCTGTTGCGCTACTGCTGTCGGCATCGGCCGCCCATGCCCAAACCTCCACTACTGAAACGGAAGCCGTGAAGAAAACCGTGCAGAGTTTCTTTGATGGTATGCGCAAGGGCGACAGTACATTGGTGCGCTCTACGTTGGCTCCCGGTGCGGTATTTCACACGCTCAGCACCCGCAACAGCCAAACAAAGCTGCTCGCCGAAAACCCGTCGGACTTTGTGAAGGCCGTGGGCACGCCACACAAGGAAACATGGGACGAGCGTATCAGCTTCGATAAGGTGCTGATTGATGCCAACTTGGCCAGCGTCTGGACGCCGTACGAGTTCTACCTCGGCAGTACCTTCAGCCACTGCGGCTACAACTCGTTTCAGCTGGTGAAGCTGGCCGGAGGCTGGAAAATTGCCCACATCATCGACACGCGGCGTAAGGAGAAATGCAAGTAG
- a CDS encoding DUF6728 family protein encodes MRKDLFNLGPVFGYFFRKNDPGRHTNFNLRTMHFINKLSMAMFLVGFLVLLYRWFIR; translated from the coding sequence ATGCGCAAAGACCTGTTCAACCTCGGTCCCGTTTTTGGCTACTTCTTCCGCAAAAACGACCCCGGCCGGCATACCAATTTCAATCTGCGGACCATGCACTTCATCAATAAGCTGAGCATGGCCATGTTCCTGGTAGGGTTTCTGGTGCTGCTCTACCGCTGGTTTATCCGCTAA
- a CDS encoding MmcQ/YjbR family DNA-binding protein, with amino-acid sequence MNIEDFRDYCLLKAGVTEETPFGPETLVFKVGGKVFALTDIDTFGSINLKCDPERAQELREQHDYVLPGYHMNKKHWNTVLIGTGIPGGQLRELIDHSYDLVRASLPRKLRQELAEAE; translated from the coding sequence ATGAACATCGAGGATTTCCGCGACTATTGCCTGCTAAAAGCCGGCGTGACGGAAGAAACCCCCTTCGGCCCCGAAACGCTTGTGTTCAAAGTAGGGGGCAAAGTCTTCGCCCTCACCGACATTGATACGTTCGGTAGCATCAACCTGAAGTGTGACCCGGAGCGGGCCCAGGAGCTGCGCGAACAGCATGACTATGTGCTGCCGGGCTACCACATGAACAAGAAACATTGGAACACCGTGCTAATCGGCACCGGCATTCCGGGCGGCCAGCTGCGTGAGCTGATAGACCATTCCTACGATTTGGTGCGAGCGTCGCTGCCAAGAAAGCTGCGCCAGGAGCTTGCCGAAGCGGAGTAG
- a CDS encoding FAD-binding protein produces the protein MSLPNGIEARPMAEWTNRHENFTQRLTPSACFKLRIPSLPTSQEQYRQTTSNFQWLIRYGIEHNVRLRALGKGWSFSEVAVTDGGLVDTMALRQSFALKPTMVTPAYQTAGRTADNLFFTECGMSIVGLEQQLEPRGKSIRASGASNGQSIAGALSTGTHGGAFRFGALPETVVGLHLVTGPDRHVWLERASYPVASAKFTDWLGVTEVLHEDDLFNAALVSFGSFGFIHGVLLEVEPLFLLEDFSAYRVPYREGVKQLMTHLDLTGLQQWLPLPLQDPTRQAYHLTIIINPHQFDPTGADPERGVYVQLLFKTPYRTDYPRRPAPAPGFTYGDSTLGLIETVLDHLGSLSTTLVPALVNRLYPLAFEKTNGTAGTISETFDNTNIRGKAASAAIGIDNHDVPRVLTEIHLLNKQLPFPGILGLRFVKGTRATLGFTRFPVTAVLEFDGAEGRDTRRFLEQIWVRLETLNIAYTLHWGKINFNLTETRLRRMYGEAAVNSWLHSRHHLLDAPTRRVFANAFMERCGLDKEPVPSPSPVA, from the coding sequence ATGAGCCTACCCAACGGAATTGAGGCGCGTCCGATGGCGGAATGGACCAACCGCCACGAAAACTTCACGCAGCGCCTAACGCCCTCCGCTTGCTTCAAGCTGCGCATCCCGAGCCTGCCCACCAGCCAGGAGCAGTATCGCCAGACCACATCCAACTTTCAGTGGCTGATCCGCTACGGCATCGAGCACAACGTGCGGCTGCGGGCGTTGGGTAAAGGCTGGTCGTTTTCGGAAGTGGCCGTCACGGATGGAGGGCTGGTGGATACCATGGCCCTGCGGCAGTCGTTTGCCCTGAAACCCACAATGGTGACGCCCGCTTACCAAACGGCCGGCCGCACCGCCGACAACCTGTTTTTCACGGAGTGCGGCATGAGCATTGTGGGCTTGGAGCAGCAGCTGGAACCCCGCGGCAAGTCGATTCGGGCTTCCGGAGCCAGCAATGGGCAGAGCATTGCGGGGGCGCTATCTACGGGTACGCACGGCGGGGCATTCCGCTTCGGGGCACTGCCCGAAACCGTAGTGGGCCTGCACCTCGTGACCGGGCCCGACCGGCACGTATGGCTGGAGCGCGCCTCGTATCCGGTGGCTTCGGCGAAGTTTACAGACTGGCTGGGTGTAACCGAAGTGCTCCATGAAGACGACCTGTTCAATGCTGCGCTGGTCAGCTTCGGGAGTTTCGGGTTCATCCATGGGGTGCTGCTGGAAGTGGAGCCGTTGTTTCTGCTGGAAGATTTCAGCGCCTACCGTGTGCCATACCGCGAAGGAGTGAAGCAGCTCATGACCCACCTCGACTTGACCGGTCTGCAGCAGTGGCTGCCGCTGCCGCTACAGGACCCTACCCGTCAGGCCTACCACCTCACCATCATCATCAACCCCCACCAATTCGACCCCACGGGCGCCGACCCGGAGCGCGGCGTATATGTGCAACTGCTCTTCAAAACGCCCTACCGAACTGACTATCCGCGCCGGCCCGCGCCCGCGCCGGGCTTCACTTACGGCGACAGTACGCTGGGCCTCATTGAAACCGTGCTCGACCACCTGGGCAGCCTGAGCACGACGCTGGTCCCGGCCCTCGTAAACCGGCTGTATCCGCTGGCTTTTGAGAAAACCAACGGCACGGCGGGCACCATAAGCGAAACCTTCGACAACACCAACATCCGGGGCAAAGCCGCCAGCGCCGCCATCGGCATCGACAACCACGACGTACCCCGCGTACTCACCGAAATTCACCTGCTCAACAAGCAACTGCCGTTTCCCGGAATTCTGGGGTTGCGCTTCGTGAAGGGCACCCGCGCCACGCTCGGCTTCACCCGCTTCCCGGTGACGGCGGTGCTGGAGTTTGATGGGGCAGAGGGCCGGGATACGCGCCGGTTTTTGGAGCAGATATGGGTCCGGCTCGAAACCCTAAACATTGCTTACACGCTGCATTGGGGCAAAATCAATTTTAACCTGACCGAGACCCGGCTCCGCCGCATGTATGGCGAAGCCGCCGTGAACAGCTGGCTCCACAGCCGCCACCACTTGCTCGATGCGCCTACGCGCCGCGTCTTTGCCAATGCTTTCATGGAGCGTTGCGGCCTCGACAAAGAGCCTGTGCCTAGTCCTAGCCCGGTAGCATAA
- a CDS encoding Rrf2 family transcriptional regulator, protein MLSLLALPEQDGVLLTSERMAGSVNTNPVVIRRILGQLKKAGLVEVRPASGGTFLTRQPAAITLLEVYRAVEVVEEGQLFSVHDKPNPACLVGRHIQSALDDTLQRAQTALEQVLAHTTLQQVTTDIAAKALIA, encoded by the coding sequence GTGCTTTCCTTGCTGGCGCTGCCGGAGCAGGATGGTGTGCTGCTGACTTCGGAGCGTATGGCAGGCAGCGTAAACACCAATCCGGTAGTGATTCGGCGGATTCTGGGGCAGCTCAAGAAGGCCGGGCTGGTGGAAGTGCGGCCGGCTTCGGGCGGTACGTTCCTGACGCGCCAGCCGGCGGCCATCACGCTGCTGGAAGTGTACCGCGCCGTGGAAGTGGTGGAGGAAGGCCAGCTGTTCAGCGTCCACGATAAGCCCAACCCCGCCTGCCTGGTGGGCCGCCACATTCAGTCGGCGCTGGATGATACGCTGCAGCGCGCCCAAACGGCCCTGGAGCAGGTGCTGGCCCACACCACCCTGCAGCAGGTAACCACCGACATTGCGGCCAAAGCTCTCATTGCCTGA
- a CDS encoding NAD(P)-dependent oxidoreductase: protein MKIALIGATGFVGSRILAEALQRGHHVTALVRDPAKLTQTSDHLTVVTGDITHIDETARQLAGHDVVINAFSAGWTNPNLYNDFLEGARAIEAATVQSGVARLVAIGGAGSLYINGQQLVDGPDFPADIKPGAQAARDYHNELKTNDTLDWTFLSPAIEMHPGIDTGRTGHYRLGTESPVFNAEGRSILSGEDLAVVVLDEVEQPKHSRQRFTAAY from the coding sequence ATGAAAATTGCCCTCATCGGTGCCACCGGCTTTGTTGGCTCCCGCATTCTGGCTGAAGCCCTGCAACGCGGCCATCATGTAACCGCCCTCGTGCGCGACCCCGCCAAACTCACCCAGACCTCCGACCACCTGACCGTGGTAACCGGCGACATAACCCACATCGACGAAACCGCCCGCCAGCTGGCCGGCCACGACGTGGTCATCAACGCCTTCAGCGCCGGCTGGACCAACCCCAACCTGTATAATGACTTCCTGGAAGGCGCCCGCGCCATCGAGGCGGCTACCGTACAGTCAGGCGTAGCGCGGCTGGTGGCCATCGGCGGGGCTGGCAGCCTCTACATCAACGGCCAGCAGCTGGTCGACGGCCCGGACTTCCCCGCCGACATTAAGCCCGGTGCCCAGGCCGCCCGCGACTACCACAACGAGTTGAAAACCAACGATACCCTCGACTGGACGTTCCTCAGCCCCGCCATCGAAATGCACCCCGGCATCGACACCGGCCGCACCGGCCACTACCGCCTCGGCACCGAAAGTCCGGTCTTCAACGCCGAAGGCCGCAGCATCCTCTCAGGCGAAGACCTGGCCGTAGTAGTCCTCGACGAAGTAGAGCAGCCCAAACACAGCCGCCAGCGGTTTACGGCGGCGTACTAG
- a CDS encoding leucine--tRNA ligase, which produces MPGYHPQDIEKKWQAHWKDQQTFKADNASDKPKYYVLDMFPYPSGAGLHVGHPLGYIASDIVSRYKRLRGFNVLHPMGFDSFGLPAEQYAIQTGQHPAITTEQNIDTYIRQLNSLGFSYDWSREVRTSDPAYYKWTQWIFLKLFNSWYNLDTNKAEPLKTLLEKFEQNGSEGIRAAGDDEERHSFTAGQWQSFTEKQRLQAVHPYRLAYQQDTYVNWCPGLGTVLSNDEVKDGLSERGGFPVERRLMPQWNLRITAYADRLLQGLDTLDWPDAVKEMQRNWIGKSIGAEVTFAVQGHEQAQIKVYTTRVDTIYGATFLVLAPEHELVQELTTPEQQAEIQDYIDATKRRSERDRMADTKTVSGAFTGSYALNPFSNEPIQIWIADYVLAGYGTGAVMAVPSGDQRDYVFAKHFQLPITQVVDAQQIDEQADPTKDGLYLHGLIKGQNYQQATQTLIGELEQRGIGKGKTNFRIRDAIFGRQRYWGEPIPIYYKEGTAYGVAEADLPLVLPEIDEYKPTETGEPPLGRAKDWKYKGLYEYELSTMPGWAGSSWYYLRYMDPQNTGRFVGEEAEQYWQQVDLYMGGAEHATGHLLYSRFWHLFLKDLGVVSAPEPFQKLINQGMILGRSNFVYRLADSGGVIGDATAENYHTPSIFISSALKNSLQGLDDVRLTDAMKMISAKLSKQTGHQVSVYMDDHKKTNNIDDYVTPLHVDVNIVENDVLDVEAFRNWREEYANAEFILEDNDTYVVGVEVEKMSKSKYNVVNPDTLIERYGADALRLYEMFLGPLEQYKPWNTNGMSGVAGFLKKLWRLYHPQDGTFAVTDTAATPQELKALHKAIRKVEEDIEKFSFNTTVSALMITVNELTALDCHKRAILEPLVLLLSPYAPHLAEELWQQLGHPAGSISHAQYPEFREEYLVEDTVNYPVAINGKVRETLQFPATATAQDIEAAVRASDFLSRFAEGKEPKKFIVVPGRMVNVVV; this is translated from the coding sequence ATGCCCGGCTACCATCCCCAGGATATTGAGAAAAAGTGGCAAGCCCACTGGAAAGACCAGCAGACGTTCAAGGCCGATAACGCCTCCGACAAGCCCAAATACTACGTGCTCGACATGTTCCCGTACCCTAGCGGGGCGGGGCTGCACGTGGGCCATCCGCTGGGCTACATTGCCTCCGATATCGTGTCGCGCTACAAGCGCCTACGCGGCTTCAACGTGCTGCATCCCATGGGTTTCGACTCGTTTGGCCTGCCCGCCGAGCAGTACGCAATCCAGACCGGACAGCACCCGGCCATCACGACGGAGCAGAACATCGATACCTACATCCGGCAGCTCAACTCCTTAGGCTTCAGCTACGACTGGAGCCGTGAGGTGCGCACCTCCGACCCGGCCTACTATAAGTGGACGCAGTGGATTTTCCTCAAGCTGTTCAATAGCTGGTACAACCTCGATACCAATAAGGCCGAGCCACTGAAAACGCTGCTGGAGAAGTTCGAGCAGAACGGCAGCGAGGGTATCCGCGCGGCCGGCGACGACGAGGAGCGCCACAGCTTCACGGCGGGCCAGTGGCAGTCGTTCACCGAAAAGCAGCGCCTGCAGGCCGTGCACCCCTACCGCCTAGCTTACCAGCAGGACACTTACGTAAACTGGTGCCCCGGCCTGGGCACGGTGCTTTCGAATGACGAAGTAAAAGACGGCCTCTCGGAGCGTGGCGGCTTCCCCGTGGAGCGCCGCCTGATGCCCCAGTGGAACCTGCGCATCACCGCCTACGCCGACCGCCTCCTCCAGGGCCTCGACACCCTCGACTGGCCCGACGCCGTGAAGGAAATGCAGCGCAACTGGATTGGCAAAAGCATCGGCGCGGAAGTAACCTTTGCGGTGCAGGGCCACGAACAGGCGCAGATTAAAGTCTACACGACGCGCGTGGATACTATTTACGGCGCGACGTTCCTGGTGCTGGCGCCCGAGCATGAGCTGGTGCAGGAGCTGACCACGCCGGAGCAGCAGGCCGAAATTCAGGACTACATCGACGCCACCAAGCGCCGCTCGGAGCGCGACCGGATGGCCGATACCAAGACGGTTTCCGGCGCTTTCACCGGCTCCTACGCCCTCAACCCGTTCAGCAACGAGCCCATCCAGATCTGGATTGCCGATTACGTGCTGGCTGGCTACGGCACCGGCGCGGTAATGGCCGTGCCCTCCGGCGACCAGCGCGACTACGTGTTTGCCAAGCACTTCCAACTGCCCATCACGCAGGTAGTGGATGCCCAGCAGATTGACGAGCAGGCCGACCCCACCAAGGATGGCCTCTACCTGCACGGCCTCATCAAAGGCCAGAACTACCAGCAGGCCACCCAAACCCTGATCGGGGAGCTGGAGCAGCGCGGCATCGGCAAGGGCAAAACCAACTTCCGCATCCGCGACGCCATCTTCGGCCGCCAGCGCTACTGGGGCGAGCCCATCCCGATTTACTACAAGGAAGGCACCGCCTATGGCGTGGCCGAGGCCGACCTGCCCCTGGTGCTCCCGGAAATCGACGAGTACAAGCCCACCGAAACCGGCGAGCCGCCCCTGGGCCGCGCCAAAGACTGGAAATACAAGGGCCTCTACGAGTACGAGCTGAGCACCATGCCCGGCTGGGCCGGCTCCAGCTGGTACTACCTCCGCTACATGGATCCGCAGAACACCGGTCGTTTTGTGGGCGAAGAAGCCGAGCAGTACTGGCAGCAAGTTGATTTATATATGGGTGGCGCAGAGCATGCTACGGGCCACCTGCTCTACTCCCGCTTCTGGCACCTTTTCCTGAAAGACCTCGGCGTGGTATCGGCCCCCGAGCCCTTCCAGAAGCTCATCAACCAGGGTATGATTCTGGGCCGCTCGAACTTCGTGTACCGGTTGGCAGATTCCGGTGGCGTCATAGGCGATGCTACGGCTGAGAACTATCATACCCCATCCATTTTCATCTCTAGCGCACTCAAAAACTCTCTACAGGGACTTGATGATGTGCGATTGACTGATGCAATGAAGATGATATCAGCTAAGCTTTCTAAGCAAACTGGTCATCAAGTCAGCGTCTATATGGATGACCATAAAAAGACGAACAATATTGATGATTACGTTACTCCTCTCCACGTCGATGTGAATATTGTGGAGAACGATGTTCTCGACGTCGAAGCCTTCCGCAACTGGCGCGAGGAGTACGCTAACGCCGAGTTCATCCTCGAAGACAACGACACATATGTGGTCGGTGTGGAAGTGGAGAAGATGTCGAAGTCGAAGTACAACGTGGTGAACCCGGACACGTTGATTGAGCGGTACGGGGCCGATGCGCTGCGTTTGTACGAGATGTTCCTTGGGCCGCTGGAGCAGTACAAGCCCTGGAACACCAACGGCATGAGCGGCGTGGCGGGCTTCCTCAAGAAGCTCTGGCGCCTCTATCACCCCCAGGACGGCACCTTCGCCGTAACCGACACTGCTGCGACGCCCCAGGAGCTGAAGGCCCTGCACAAGGCCATCCGCAAGGTGGAAGAGGACATCGAGAAGTTCTCGTTCAACACCACCGTCAGCGCCCTGATGATTACGGTGAACGAGCTGACGGCCCTCGACTGCCACAAGCGCGCCATCCTGGAGCCGCTGGTGCTGCTGCTCTCCCCCTACGCCCCGCACCTCGCCGAGGAGCTGTGGCAGCAGCTCGGCCACCCCGCCGGCAGCATCAGCCACGCCCAGTACCCCGAGTTCCGGGAGGAGTATCTGGTGGAAGACACCGTGAACTACCCCGTGGCCATCAACGGCAAAGTGCGCGAGACGCTGCAGTTCCCCGCCACCGCCACCGCCCAGGACATCGAAGCCGCCGTGCGCGCCTCCGACTTCCTGTCCCGCTTCGCCGAAGGCAAGGAACCCAAGAAGTTCATCGTCGTGCCCGGCCGCATGGTAAACGTGGTGGTGTAG
- a CDS encoding DUF4139 domain-containing protein, with the protein MSKYYSLLLASMLLALRGRAQTAPTVRPALVAATLYLNGTTLEHQAQVTLTAGQNRLALEGLSPLLDPESVEIELGPGAELLSVSNDEENANPVALNQAAADSLGRNMSEQARVEADIKGLEQERTFLLANQTLPTGTQANWSAEVQKGATLMRTRLPAIQQELGQRQATLARLQRQAGQLSPRAAATGAANRLVVQVRATRPFSAPLTVRYYVPGAQPWSPDLAIRANGSGRELKFVTRGQVRNQSGLPWARVRVVLSRQDIGRRVARPVLEPWELHRDGQGSGGEGRVDKFVVKGTAKGRPMEAASSRYEVAEPVTLAAGGRRELTLSSVDLAARPEYLAIPRLSEHVFLQAKVTGWQGLQLPDAAKVYYRGAYVGSTQLDGRAFNDSLEVALGHDEQLVVSRAKLEDFSENVALSDKRRVHLTYELNVLNNHPTAVRVRVLDEVPISADKEIVVKVLDISGAQLDERTGKLTWLLTLAPGASQRLKFGFQVDYPKDENVEIIRRRTRISAPKTR; encoded by the coding sequence ATGTCAAAATATTACTCTCTGCTACTTGCCAGTATGCTGCTAGCCTTGCGTGGTAGAGCGCAAACCGCCCCAACAGTGCGGCCGGCGCTGGTGGCCGCCACGCTATATCTGAACGGCACCACGCTGGAACACCAGGCGCAGGTAACGCTGACGGCTGGCCAGAACCGGCTGGCATTGGAAGGCCTCTCGCCGCTGCTCGACCCCGAATCAGTGGAAATTGAGCTTGGCCCGGGCGCCGAACTGCTCAGCGTAAGCAACGACGAAGAGAATGCCAATCCGGTAGCCCTAAACCAGGCCGCCGCGGACAGCTTAGGGCGTAATATGTCGGAGCAGGCGCGGGTAGAAGCCGACATCAAGGGCTTGGAGCAGGAGCGCACCTTTCTACTGGCCAACCAGACATTGCCGACGGGCACTCAGGCCAATTGGAGCGCTGAAGTGCAGAAAGGTGCTACGCTAATGCGTACTCGCCTGCCTGCTATTCAGCAGGAACTAGGACAGCGGCAGGCTACGCTAGCCCGTCTGCAGCGGCAGGCTGGCCAACTGAGTCCGCGCGCCGCCGCGACGGGGGCCGCCAACCGGCTGGTGGTGCAGGTGCGTGCTACCCGCCCCTTTTCTGCCCCGCTTACAGTGCGATACTACGTGCCAGGCGCGCAACCTTGGAGTCCCGACCTGGCTATCCGCGCCAACGGTAGCGGGCGGGAATTGAAGTTTGTCACGCGCGGGCAGGTGCGCAATCAGTCGGGCCTACCTTGGGCACGGGTGCGGGTGGTACTGTCTAGGCAGGATATTGGCCGCCGGGTGGCGAGGCCGGTGCTGGAGCCTTGGGAACTGCACCGCGACGGGCAGGGTAGCGGTGGTGAGGGCCGAGTGGATAAGTTTGTGGTGAAAGGCACGGCCAAAGGCCGCCCGATGGAAGCCGCCAGCAGCCGCTACGAGGTAGCGGAGCCAGTAACGCTAGCCGCAGGTGGACGGCGCGAGCTGACGCTAAGTAGTGTGGATCTGGCCGCCCGGCCGGAGTATCTGGCCATCCCCCGGCTTTCGGAGCACGTTTTTCTTCAGGCCAAGGTGACCGGCTGGCAGGGACTGCAGCTGCCTGATGCGGCGAAAGTGTATTACCGGGGCGCCTATGTAGGCAGCACCCAACTCGATGGCCGCGCCTTCAACGACTCGCTGGAAGTTGCGCTTGGCCACGATGAGCAGTTGGTAGTGAGCCGGGCCAAGCTGGAGGATTTCAGCGAAAACGTGGCTCTCAGCGACAAGCGCCGGGTGCACCTCACCTACGAGTTGAACGTGCTTAACAATCACCCCACTGCCGTACGGGTGCGGGTGCTGGACGAAGTGCCGATATCCGCGGATAAGGAGATTGTAGTGAAGGTGCTCGATATCAGCGGGGCCCAGCTCGACGAGCGTACCGGCAAGCTTACCTGGCTGCTCACGCTGGCTCCCGGAGCCAGCCAACGGCTGAAGTTCGGCTTTCAGGTCGATTATCCTAAGGACGAGAATGTGGAAATCATCCGGCGTCGCACCCGGATTTCAGCTCCCAAGACGCGGTAG
- a CDS encoding spheroidene monooxygenase, whose protein sequence is MLTTLSILTLLPNQRRWAFAQMGTAQRPLQRVPGLRFQKLLGSGAGGFGALPNLYRYGFMAVWESEEAAQAFFEAHPLWQQYRQRTQEIWTAWLAPLKSHGLWDGVNPFDYPSENPLAADGPVMVLTRASIRWQKTPRFWRYVAPVSATIAEAPGVCAAIGLGELPVVRQATVSLWDSAQAMQEYAYRSPKHKEVIRLTRQEQWYGEELFARFRVLHTEGTWDGRNPTDTLAALPRLGS, encoded by the coding sequence TTGCTCACCACCCTTTCCATACTCACCTTGCTTCCCAACCAACGGCGCTGGGCGTTTGCGCAGATGGGCACGGCCCAGCGGCCTTTACAGCGCGTGCCGGGGCTGCGGTTTCAGAAGCTGCTAGGAAGCGGCGCGGGTGGTTTCGGGGCGCTGCCCAACCTATACCGCTACGGGTTTATGGCGGTGTGGGAATCGGAGGAAGCCGCGCAGGCGTTTTTTGAGGCACACCCGCTGTGGCAGCAGTACCGGCAGCGCACCCAGGAAATCTGGACGGCGTGGCTGGCCCCACTCAAGTCGCACGGCCTCTGGGACGGCGTGAACCCATTTGATTACCCATCCGAGAACCCACTCGCCGCCGACGGCCCGGTGATGGTACTCACGCGCGCCTCCATCCGGTGGCAGAAAACGCCGCGTTTCTGGCGCTACGTGGCTCCCGTGAGTGCCACTATTGCCGAGGCCCCGGGCGTATGCGCCGCCATCGGACTGGGCGAGCTGCCGGTAGTGCGCCAGGCTACCGTGAGCCTGTGGGACTCAGCCCAAGCCATGCAGGAATACGCATACCGCAGCCCAAAGCATAAGGAAGTTATCCGCCTCACGCGTCAGGAACAGTGGTACGGCGAGGAACTGTTTGCGCGTTTCCGGGTGCTGCACACCGAAGGCACCTGGGACGGCCGCAACCCAACCGATACGCTGGCCGCTCTACCGCGTCTTGGGAGCTGA
- a CDS encoding pyridoxamine 5'-phosphate oxidase family protein — protein MADQTPVTNDLAKLIEKIKDVHIAMLTTSDEEHHLRSRPMGTIKPDTSGSLYFFTDKNSAKVYEVKKDQQVNLAYSNTDDSIYVSVSGSAKAYRDQKKINELWSEPMRAWFPKGKEDESIYILEVTIEKGEYWESPGNIITQAYAYVRALATGERTKTDDVNQHAKVEVK, from the coding sequence ATGGCCGACCAAACGCCCGTAACCAACGACCTCGCCAAGCTGATTGAGAAGATCAAGGATGTGCACATTGCCATGCTCACCACTTCCGACGAGGAGCACCACCTGCGCAGCCGCCCCATGGGCACTATCAAGCCCGATACCAGCGGCAGCCTCTACTTTTTCACCGATAAAAATTCGGCCAAAGTGTATGAGGTGAAGAAGGACCAGCAAGTAAACCTGGCTTATTCCAATACCGATGACAGCATTTATGTATCGGTGTCGGGCTCAGCCAAAGCCTACCGCGACCAAAAAAAAATCAACGAGTTGTGGAGCGAGCCAATGCGCGCCTGGTTCCCGAAAGGCAAAGAGGATGAGAGCATTTACATCCTTGAAGTGACCATCGAAAAAGGCGAGTATTGGGAGTCGCCGGGCAATATTATCACGCAGGCCTACGCCTATGTGCGCGCCCTAGCCACCGGCGAGCGGACCAAAACCGACGACGTGAACCAACACGCGAAAGTAGAAGTGAAGTAA
- a CDS encoding ACP phosphodiesterase, which translates to MNFLAHLLLSGSSATTPDYADIVVGNFAAEAVRGRATMETYPAAVQRGIRLHRFIDSFTDTHPVVRRTTARLRGAGLGKWAGVVSDVGFDHLLARDFAQHHPLEPLPQFAQRQYQLLHQRRHELPERLQEMLHYMRQHDWLTGYAHPEGLHRALLGLSRRVPAAAVLATGAAAFLAELPAYEADFAEFWPELRAGVEGNGIVGK; encoded by the coding sequence ATGAACTTCCTCGCCCACTTACTGCTCTCCGGTTCGTCCGCCACCACACCTGACTACGCTGATATAGTGGTGGGCAATTTTGCGGCCGAAGCCGTGCGCGGCCGCGCGACCATGGAAACTTACCCGGCCGCCGTGCAGCGCGGTATCCGCCTGCACCGCTTCATCGACTCGTTTACCGATACTCACCCCGTGGTGCGACGCACCACCGCCCGCCTGCGCGGGGCGGGCTTGGGCAAGTGGGCCGGCGTGGTGTCGGATGTCGGCTTCGACCACCTGCTGGCCCGCGACTTCGCGCAGCATCACCCCTTGGAGCCGCTGCCGCAGTTTGCGCAGCGCCAGTACCAGCTGCTGCACCAGCGCCGCCACGAGCTGCCGGAGCGTTTGCAGGAAATGCTGCACTATATGCGCCAGCACGATTGGCTAACCGGCTACGCCCACCCCGAAGGCCTGCACCGCGCTTTGCTGGGCCTGAGCCGCCGCGTGCCCGCCGCCGCCGTGCTGGCCACCGGGGCCGCCGCGTTTCTGGCGGAGCTGCCGGCCTACGAGGCCGATTTTGCGGAGTTCTGGCCGGAGTTGCGGGCAGGGGTGGAGGGGAATGGAATCGTTGGAAAGTAA